A window of the Campylobacter massiliensis genome harbors these coding sequences:
- the mqnF gene encoding aminofutalosine deaminase family hydrolase, giving the protein MIIVKPKFTMLCDENFTVLEDVAVAFDERIQAVAEAEELRKRYEGAQFFEYPDAVLAPAFINPHVHLEFSANKTSLIYGDFLEWLSSVIASRGALSQAANEAVIAAAIKTMQRSGVASFGAVSSFGGDLDACANCGGRVVFFNEILGTNEAALEQSLANFTARFEASQKRKSPLFTPAVSVHSPYSTHPVLAAAALNLARKRELVVSTHFMESEHEKNWLEQGAGGFKEWLGKFNPAARPLYTPSSFIAMFTGVRTLFTHCVWADDLSGFDRELHSLTHCAVSNRLLSKRTLNLRAALDARVSINIGTDGLSSNMSLNFLDELRANLLIHAEFDPLDLAKILLLASTKNAAKALNLDAGEIKTGKLADLALYGGFADADAAQLPLMLVFHARGCKRLFVGGANVNLE; this is encoded by the coding sequence ATGATCATCGTTAAACCAAAATTTACAATGCTATGCGACGAAAATTTTACCGTTTTAGAGGATGTGGCGGTTGCTTTTGATGAGCGTATCCAGGCGGTTGCAGAGGCCGAGGAGCTGCGCAAAAGATACGAGGGCGCGCAGTTTTTCGAGTATCCGGACGCCGTTTTGGCGCCGGCCTTTATCAACCCGCACGTGCATCTGGAGTTTAGCGCGAACAAAACCAGCCTCATTTACGGCGATTTTTTAGAGTGGCTTAGCTCGGTCATCGCCTCTCGCGGCGCGCTCTCGCAGGCGGCAAACGAGGCCGTCATCGCCGCTGCGATAAAAACCATGCAGCGTAGCGGCGTGGCGAGCTTCGGAGCGGTTTCTAGCTTTGGCGGGGATTTGGACGCGTGCGCGAACTGCGGCGGCAGGGTCGTGTTTTTTAACGAAATTTTAGGCACGAACGAAGCTGCGCTGGAGCAAAGCTTGGCAAATTTCACCGCCCGCTTTGAAGCGTCGCAAAAGCGCAAAAGCCCGCTTTTTACGCCCGCGGTTTCGGTACATTCGCCCTACTCTACGCACCCTGTTTTAGCCGCCGCTGCGCTAAATTTAGCTCGCAAGCGGGAGCTGGTCGTCTCGACGCATTTTATGGAGAGCGAACACGAAAAAAACTGGCTAGAGCAAGGCGCTGGCGGCTTTAAAGAGTGGCTGGGCAAATTTAACCCCGCCGCGCGTCCGCTTTATACGCCAAGCTCGTTTATAGCGATGTTTACGGGCGTTCGCACGCTCTTTACGCACTGCGTTTGGGCGGATGATCTTTCGGGCTTTGACCGCGAGCTTCATAGCCTCACGCACTGCGCGGTTTCAAACAGGCTGCTTAGCAAACGCACGCTAAATTTACGCGCCGCGCTGGATGCCAGAGTGAGCATAAATATCGGCACGGACGGCCTTAGCTCAAATATGAGCCTAAATTTCCTTGACGAGCTGCGGGCAAATTTGCTCATTCACGCCGAATTTGATCCGCTAGATCTTGCTAAAATCTTGCTTCTAGCATCGACAAAAAACGCGGCAAAGGCGCTAAATTTGGACGCAGGCGAGATAAAAACGGGTAAGCTAGCCGACCTCGCTCTCTACGGCGGTTTTGCAGACGCCGACGCGGCGCAGCTACCGCTCATGCTCGTTTTTCACGCGAGGGGCTGCAAGCGGCTATTTGTCGGCGGCGCGAATGTAAATTTAGAGTAA
- the aroQ gene encoding type II 3-dehydroquinate dehydratase, translating into METKSKLMVIQGPNINMLGTRETDIYGSMKMEDIHGQMKLFAEQNGIEIEFFQSNFEGELVDKIQECFGEFDGIIINPAAYTHTSIAIRDAIAAVGLPVIEVHISNIHRREEFRQKSLIAPVTAGQIVGFGPVGYHLAMIAMLQIFEQIKALRAVREKAE; encoded by the coding sequence ATGGAAACAAAATCTAAACTAATGGTCATCCAAGGCCCAAATATCAACATGCTGGGCACGCGCGAGACCGATATCTACGGCTCGATGAAGATGGAGGATATCCACGGACAGATGAAGCTTTTTGCCGAGCAAAACGGCATCGAGATCGAGTTTTTTCAGAGCAATTTCGAGGGCGAACTAGTGGATAAGATCCAAGAGTGCTTCGGCGAATTTGACGGCATCATCATAAACCCTGCCGCCTACACGCACACATCTATCGCGATCCGCGACGCTATCGCAGCCGTCGGACTTCCGGTCATCGAGGTGCATATCAGCAACATCCACCGCCGTGAAGAATTCCGCCAAAAAAGCCTCATAGCGCCGGTAACTGCGGGACAGATCGTTGGCTTTGGGCCTGTGGGCTACCACCTAGCTATGATCGCAATGTTGCAAATTTTCGAGCAGATAAAAGCTTTAAGGGCCGTGAGAGAAAAAGCGGAGTAA
- a CDS encoding M24 family metallopeptidase produces MKNFILKDENAVYHECGYSCDNAIFLSLAGRKFFLTDARYSIEARELCKDTEVIEVERNLIKDARLFLRKAGVAELGYNPYDFSAGEWEALNKGLGIRFKARANFSQISRIIKSEDEIKILKRAAQLGAERFDEFAAFVRENGEGMSEEELFFNAELIFKKKGELALSFSPIVAINENAAKAHALPSKKRLRQGDLLLLDAGVKFNRYCSDRTRTACFDENFNFGKEQNFKNAKRQEIYEIVKEAQALAIAAVMPGKKAREIDAAARDFIAAQGYGEAFFHSTGHGVGVDIHELPFISKRGDTVLKQGMVFSVEPGIYLPGEFGVRIEDVVVVRENGAEIL; encoded by the coding sequence TTGAAAAATTTTATCCTAAAGGACGAAAACGCCGTTTACCACGAGTGCGGATACAGCTGCGACAACGCGATATTTTTGAGTCTTGCGGGGCGCAAATTTTTCCTCACCGACGCGCGTTATAGCATCGAGGCGCGCGAGCTTTGCAAAGATACCGAAGTGATCGAGGTCGAGCGAAATTTGATAAAAGACGCACGACTGTTTTTACGAAAGGCAGGCGTTGCTGAGCTTGGCTATAACCCGTACGATTTTAGCGCGGGCGAGTGGGAAGCCCTAAACAAGGGGCTTGGGATAAGATTTAAGGCGCGGGCGAATTTTTCGCAAATTTCGCGCATAATAAAATCAGAGGATGAGATAAAAATTTTAAAACGCGCGGCGCAGCTTGGCGCGGAAAGATTTGACGAATTTGCCGCCTTCGTGCGCGAAAACGGCGAAGGGATGAGCGAAGAGGAGCTGTTTTTTAACGCCGAGCTCATCTTTAAGAAAAAGGGCGAGCTAGCGCTTAGCTTTTCGCCTATCGTCGCGATCAACGAAAACGCCGCTAAAGCGCACGCTCTGCCGAGCAAAAAGCGTTTGCGGCAGGGCGATTTGCTCCTGCTTGACGCGGGGGTTAAATTTAACCGCTACTGCTCCGATAGGACGCGTACGGCGTGCTTTGACGAAAATTTTAACTTCGGCAAAGAGCAAAATTTTAAAAACGCCAAACGGCAAGAAATTTACGAAATCGTAAAAGAGGCTCAGGCTCTTGCTATCGCGGCGGTTATGCCCGGCAAAAAGGCGCGCGAGATCGACGCTGCGGCTAGAGATTTTATCGCCGCTCAGGGCTACGGCGAGGCGTTTTTTCACAGCACCGGACACGGCGTCGGAGTCGATATCCACGAGCTTCCGTTTATCTCAAAGCGCGGAGATACCGTGCTAAAACAGGGCATGGTATTTAGCGTGGAGC